A genomic segment from [Flavobacterium] thermophilum encodes:
- a CDS encoding hydroxyacylglutathione hydrolase, with amino-acid sequence MAEEQLHYGEDYRFIPATSAASGLGVSVLPDLYCHTIQIVNICLVGRPDDRAFVLVDAGMPGSADDIVSVVEDRFGSGSRPQAIVLTHGHFDHVGAIVELVKHWNVPVYAHPAELPYLTGKASYPEPDASVEGGFIAKISPFFPNEPIQLGDRVHPLPEDGTVPHLPEFRWIHTPGHTPGHISLFRPRDAALIAGDAFVTVRQDSLYKVLTQQIEISGPPRYYTIDWRAARESVRKLAALFPSVAVTGHGAPVAGEELRDGLTKLARDFDRIAVPDYGKYVH; translated from the coding sequence ATGGCAGAGGAACAACTGCACTACGGAGAAGACTATCGTTTCATACCTGCGACGTCAGCAGCGAGCGGCCTCGGAGTCAGCGTGCTGCCCGATTTGTACTGCCATACGATCCAAATCGTGAACATTTGTCTTGTCGGCCGCCCGGATGACCGCGCGTTTGTATTAGTCGACGCTGGCATGCCGGGATCAGCCGATGACATTGTTTCAGTCGTGGAAGACCGCTTTGGCAGCGGCAGCCGCCCGCAAGCCATTGTTTTAACCCACGGCCATTTTGACCACGTTGGAGCGATTGTTGAGCTTGTCAAGCATTGGAATGTCCCGGTGTATGCCCATCCGGCTGAACTGCCGTATTTGACTGGAAAGGCGAGCTATCCTGAACCTGACGCTTCCGTCGAGGGCGGCTTCATCGCCAAAATATCACCGTTTTTCCCAAATGAACCGATTCAACTGGGCGATCGCGTTCATCCGCTGCCAGAGGACGGCACCGTCCCGCACTTGCCGGAGTTCCGCTGGATCCACACACCGGGGCACACGCCAGGCCACATTTCGTTATTTCGGCCGCGCGACGCCGCTTTAATCGCCGGCGACGCGTTCGTCACCGTCCGCCAAGATTCACTGTATAAAGTGTTGACCCAGCAAATCGAAATCAGCGGCCCGCCGCGCTATTATACCATCGATTGGCGCGCCGCCCGCGAGTCGGTGCGCAAGTTAGCCGCACTCTTCCCATCGGTCGCTGTCACGGGACACGGCGCCCCAGTAGCAGGAGAGGAATTGCGTGATGGGCTGACGAAGCTCGCTCGTGATTTTGACCGCATCGCTGTCCCAGATTATGGAAAGTACGTCCATTAA